The Carassius carassius chromosome 9, fCarCar2.1, whole genome shotgun sequence genome includes a region encoding these proteins:
- the LOC132149608 gene encoding zinc phosphodiesterase ELAC protein 2-like isoform X1, with amino-acid sequence MLARLRCCVSALGVGREPFRLMETQCSRKSRPVRVRDTLRHVKVKESRRQGELHGPSTVYVQVTGAGSRDNGASLYVFSDYNRYLFNCGEGTQRLMQEHKMKIARLDNIFLTRMSWETVGGLSGMILTLKDTGVPQCVLSGPPQLDQFLQAIRVFSGQLEDIKLAVRPYTEPQYKDDTMTVTQVPLFSEAGRCSPGSGRSSSPKRDVLEESQSLSTGPEVKEKVTRDSSLVVAYVCKLHSKKGNFLALKAKEMGLPVGTAAIGPIIEALKAGKTVMHDGKEIRPEELCTPTDPGPVFIVIDCPSEDFLQPLCTNHILQRYQTGGSEDSAALVVHMTPESVLDTDQYKSWMERFPSSTEHLVMNEQTFTPHNTRSHKLQTQLNLIHPEIFPPLKPYKTKEPQASLHLPVVRAECLMKFQLRPKLEWQRDAIPSCDSEGFVKEAAEVPNFSEEVEECRKFQTAASISTSGEKFPEIVFLGTGSSLPMKIRNVSGTLVNISSSQSLLLDCGEGTFGQLCRHYGDDVDEILSRLSTIFVSHLHADHHTGLIHLLLERERALKSLGKAFSPVYLIAPVQIMTWLNQYHNHCQQILSQINIIPSKCLFDGAEIPKVETRSFIQAVLKKNDLLKFQTCYVRHCKNAFACSLTHQSGWQIVFSGDTMPCDAVVNIGRNATLLIHEATLEDGMEEEACEKRHSTTSQAIGIGMKMNAEFIVLNHFSQRYAKIPLFSDDFNSKVGISFDHMRIRFGDFPMLPRLIRPLKALFAEELEEMEERRERREMKKTAEPPSNGESGTSRQPEETNRVTKREQDDPNQEAAVKRLKTN; translated from the exons GTATCTGTTTAACTGTGGTGAAGGAACACAGAGACTGATGCAGGAACACAA AATGAAAATCGCACGCTTGGACAACATCTTCCTCACCAGGATGAGCTGGGAGACGGTCGGCGGTTTATCAG GGATGATCCTGACCCTCAAAGACACTGGAGTCCCTCAGTGTGTCCTGTCAGGACCGCCTCAGCTG GACCAATTTTTACAAGCCATTCGAGTGTTTTCTGGGCAGCTGGAGGACATTAAACTTG CTGTCAGACCGTACACAGAACCTCAGTATAAAGACGACACGATGACTGTCACTCAAGTCCCTCTGTTCT ctgagGCAGGCAGATGTTCTCCAGGCTCTGGCCGCAGCAGCAGTCCGAAGAGGGACGTCCTGGAGGAGAGTCAGAGCCTCAGCACCGGTCCAG AAGTCAAAGAAAAGGTTACCAGAGATTCATCTCTCGTGGTGGCTTACGTGTGTAAG TTGCACTCAAAGAAAGGGAACTTCCTGGCACTGAAAGCTAAAGAGATGGGCCTGCCGGT AGGAACAGCAGCCATTGGACCCATAATCGAAGCCCTGAAAGCTGGAAAAACTgtgatgcatgatgggaaagAG ATCCGACCCGAGGAGCTGTGCACACCGACTGACCCCGGACCAGTTTTCATCGTCATCGACTGTCCATCAGAGGACTTCCTTCAGCCGCTCTGCACCAATCACATCTTACAG AGGTATCAGACGGGCGGATCTGAGGACTCTGCTGCTCTCGTGGTTCACATGACGCCTGAATCAGTCCTGGACACGGATCAGTACAAGAGCTGGATGGAGAG GTTTCCCAGCAGCACTGAGCATCTGGTGATGAACGAGCAGACGTTCACGCCTCACAACACCCGCAGTCACAAACTCCAGACGCAGCTCAACCTCATCCATCCTGAGATCTTCCCTCCGCTCAAACCCTACAAGACTAAA GAGCCGCAGGCGTCTCTCCACCTTCCTGTCGTCAGAGCCGAGTGTCTGATGAAGTTTCAGCTTCGGCCCAAACTGGAGTGGCAAAG AGATGCCATCCCGTCCTGCGACTCTGAGGGGTTTGTGAAGGAAGCAGCCGAAGTGCCAAACTTCTCAGAAGAAGTTGAGGAATGCAGGAAGTTCCAGACGGCTGCGTCCATCTCCACGTCTG GTGAGAAGTTTCCTGAGATCGTGTTTTTGGGCACCGGCTCGTCTCTTCCAATGAAGATCAGAAACGTCAGCGGGACTTTAGTGAATATCAG CTCATCTCAGTCGCTGCTGCTGGATTGTGGCGAGGGAACCTTCGGTCAGTTGTGTCGTCATTACGGAGATGACGTGGACGAGATCCTCTCCAGACTCTCCACCATCTTTGTGTCCCACCTTCATGCAGATCATCACACG GGTTTGATTCATTTATTATTGGAGAGAGAGCGAGCTCTG AAGAGTCTAGGTAAAGCGTTCAGTCCCGTGTACCTGATCGCTCCCGTTCAGATCATGACGTGGTTGAACCAGTATCACAATCACTGCCAGCAGATCCTCAGCCAGATCAA TATAATCCCGTCGAAGTGTTTGTTTGATGGGGCTGAGATTCCCAAAGTGGAGACCAGATCCTTCATTCAGGCTGTTCTGAAGAAGAATGACCTGCTCAAG TTTCAGACGTGTTATGTTCGTCACTGTAAGAACGCGTTCGCCTGCAGTTTGACGCATCAGTCTGGTTGGCAGATCGTGTTCTCTGGAGACACCATGCCCTGCGATGCTGTCGTTAATATTG GCAGGAACGCTACACTTTTGATTCATGAAGCCACACTGGAGGACGGGATGGAGGAAGAAGCGTGCGAGAAGAGACACAG CACCACATCTCAGGCTATCGGCATCGGGATGAAGATGAACGCTGAATTCATCGTGTTGAATCACTTCAGTCAGCGGTACGCTAAGATCCCTCTCTTTAGCGATGACTTCAACAGCAAAGTAGGGATCTCTTTCGACCACATGAGG ATCCGATTTGGAGATTTCCCGATGCTTCCCCGGCTCATTCGACCTCTGAAGGCATTGTTTGCAGAGGAGCTTGAAGAgatggaggagaggagagaaaggagagagaTGAAGAAAACTGCTGAGCCTCCATCTAATGGAGAGTCCGGAACGAGCCGACAACCTGAAGAGACGAACAGAGTCACCAAGAGAGAGCAAGATGACCCTAACCAGGAAGCAGCCGTCAAACGACTTAAGACGAACTGA